From the Euphorbia lathyris chromosome 6, ddEupLath1.1, whole genome shotgun sequence genome, one window contains:
- the LOC136233906 gene encoding trans-resveratrol di-O-methyltransferase-like — MEFQANIDELFQAQSHIYKHMYHYMESMSLKCAVHLGIPDIIQKHKNPVTLLDLASQLHIPSSKTNSLERVMRILVHSGFFNTTKLNKNQEEEGYVLTPSSALLLKDSNPTLVQTMLDPALVSPCFSLSEWFRSKELTPFETYHGKSFWEYGNDNPEFMNSLNDMMASDSKFTSLIVKEHKEIFQGFSTLVDVGGGTGTLARTISDSYPHIQCTVLDLPQVVANLPGTKNLKFVAGDMFHSVPCADAVLIKSVLHNWSDAACVKILKRCREAIGSSEEGGKLIIIEMVIRNDKKDENGVAETKFFLDLEMMLLSCGKERNEQEWKKLFMEAGFSHYKITATSGLNSIIEVYP; from the exons atgGAGTTTCAAGCTAACATTGATGAGTTGTTTCAAGCTCAATCTCACATATACAAACACATGTACCATTACATGGAATCCATGTCTTTGAAATGTGCTGTTCATCTTGGAATTCCTGACATTatccaaaaacataaaaacccTGTTACCCTTCTGGATTTAGCTTCACAACTTCATATTCCCTCATCGAAAACGAATTCGCTTGAACGAGTTATGCGCATACTCGTTCATTCCGGATTCTTTAACACAACCAAACTCAACAAAAATCAAGAGGAAGAAGGGTATGTTCTTACACCTTCTTCTGCTCTCTTGCTCAAAGATAGTAACCCAACTCTTGTTCAGACAATGCTAGATCCTGCATTGGTAAGTCCATGTTTTTCCCTTTCCGAATGGTTTCGATCAAAAGAGCTCACACCATTTGAAACTTACCATGGAAAGAGCTTTTGGGAATATGGGAATGACAATCCTGAATTTATGAACTCTTTGAATGATATGATGGCTAGTGATTCGAAGTTTACGAGCCTAATTGTTAAGGAACACAAGGAAATATTCCAGGGATTTTCGACTCTTGTTGACGTAGGAGGCGGGACAGGAACTCTAGCCAGGACTATTTCTGATTCATACCCTCATATTCAGTGCACTGTCTTGGACTTGCCACAAGTTGTTGCAAATTTGCCAGGGACTAAGAACTTGAAATTTGTGGCAGGCGACATGTTTCATTCTGTTCCTTGTGCAGATGCAGTTCTGATCAAG TCTGTTCTGCATAACTGGAGCGATGCAGCCTGTGTAAAGATCTTGAAGCGATGCAGAGAGGCGATTGGAAGCAGTGAAGAGGGAGGAAAATTGATAATTATAGAAATGGTGATCAGAAATGATAAAAAGGATGAAAATGGAGTGGCTGAAACGAAGTTTTTTCTAGACCTGGAAATGATGCTTTTGAGTTGTGGAAAAGAGAgaaatgaacaagaatggaAGAAGCTCTTCATGGAAGCTGGATTTAGTCACTATAAAATCACTGCTACTTCTGGGTTAAATTCCATTATTGAAGTTTATCCATAA